From the Paraflavitalea soli genome, the window GTAAAGGTGCGCAGTTCAAACTGGCCTTTGTCTTTGGAAGGTACCCAATTGGCAAAAGTGAGGGAGGGAGCCACAGTGGATACGGTCACCGAAAAGGTTTCGGGTTCACAGCCCGGCACTTTAACAGAGGCTTTGACACCAGGCTTCAGGGAAGCAGCCATATCCTGCCGGATATTGAACCGTAGTATAAAAGAGTGTTCCTTTTCCACACTCATGATGGGGTAGCCAATGGAAACTATTTCTCCCTGGTGGATAACGAGGGAGGTGATCACGCCATTGGCAGGGGAATAGATCCTCGTATTCTCTTTGAGGGCTTTGGTAAGCTCATACGCTTGCTCGGCTTGCTTTACGATGGCCTGTGCGCTTTTGATGAGCTCGGGCCGGGTACCTTTTTGTAACATCTCGAGGTTGAGTTTGGCAGTCTCCATTTCTTTTTGGGCGGCCTGGTACTTAAAGAAGAAAATGTCTTTCTCCTGTCCGCTGATCACATCGGCATTGTAGAGCCGCTGCATGCGGTCATAGGTTTTGCTGAACAGGTCATATTGATCTTCTGCGATCTCATACAATTTGCCGGTGGCGCTGATGAGTTCTTTGCGGGGGCCTTGTTGTAAGAGCTCCAGCTGGCCTTTGGCTGCATCCACAGCGGCCAGGGCCTGTGCGCGGATGGCGTCAATCTCATTGGTACGGAGAACGCCCAATAGCTGCCCTGTCTTAACGGTATCACCCTGTTCAACAAACAAACTATCCAGCCTGCCGGGGAATTCGGCGGCCACATCCACGCTGGTAGCATCAACCATACCAATGAGGGCATTACTTTCAGTGGTGGATTGCCTGAACAGAAAATAGATGGCAGCTATGAGTACCAGTATAGGAATAAAGAGGGCCCAGTATTGTTTGAGAAAGGTTTTCATATTGAATGTTTTAATATAGGCATAAAGGCATCGAGGCAACAAGGCAACGAGGGAATACACATAAGATATGATTTATGGGATTAGTTCGGTGATGCGTTCCGGTGTACCATATACATTCCAGTAAGTGGCCAGGGCCAGGTAATAGCTTAGAATGGCGGTATGATAAGCTTTCTCCACTTCGCCCTGTATGATGATCACATCGTTGAGGTCTTTGAGGGAAGAAAGCTGATTCTGCACACGCTCATGCACCAGCCGGCGGGTGGTGGCAATATCCTGCCGGGCGCTATCTGCTGTATTGATCTCATTTTGTGCCGCCAGTATTTTGTTGCGGGTTACTTTCACCTGCATCTGGAGGCTTTCGCGGGTATTGGCTGCTGCCAGTTTCACTTCTTCTACGAGTTGCCTTGCGGCTTTCTTTCTTTTAAGGGTTTGTGTACCGCTGAAGAGGTTCCATTGCATTTCCACTCCTACCATCCAGGGGGCGATGGCAACGGGTAGTTCATGCTGGTAAAGATTTAAATTGCCCACCGCAAAAATATTGGGCAGGTTGAAAGAACGTGCAATCTGTTCGGCAGTTTGGGCGGTGGCTATCTTGCTTTTTACCAGTTGATAGGCCGGGTTTTGCTGCCAGGCGCTTTGGTCATCGAGGGGAATATTGCCGGGTTTATAAACAAGGGTATCGGTAATGGTGAGGGCTGAATCGAGTGGAATGCCCAATAATTTATTCAGCTCTATGATGGCATTTTGTTTGTCCATGCCCAGGTTGGCATAGGTAGTGCGGGCCTGCGACAACAACACTTTGGTCCAGCTTTTCTGGTAAGGGGCCAGCACTTCATTCTTTACCATTTCTTCCCCATAGTCTTTATTCTTATCAAAGGCGGCCACTATTCCTTTTTGTGTTTGTAGCAGGGTATTAAGGTAAAGTATGCGGATGTATTGAATGGCGATGGCGTATTGAACGTCTTTTTCAGCAAGGGAGATATTGATGGCGCCAGCAGTAACTTCCGATTCGGCAAAATTCCGTGCAGCGGTTAATTTATTACCTAAATAGATAGGCTGCCGCGCCACAAGGCCTGCCAAAAAGTAGGATTGTTTGCTGAGTGGCGGATTGTAATCGGGATATACTGCACCTAAGATGGTTTTGGATGAATTGTACAATTTGTCCTGTACGGTCTGTGAAAGCTGGTTGCCGGTGATCTCCTGGAATACGGTGTTGGCTGCATTGACGGCTTGCTTTGAACTACCATCGAGGATGCCGTCTCTCACGGTTTGTAAATTGATCTCCAGGGGGCGGCTCAGGTAAGTATAACTGGCCAATGCATCGATCTTGGGTACATACCGTTGTTTCTCTGCGGCCAGGTTGTATTGCCGGGCAAGGAGGGAGGTTTTCGTTTGTTGTACCAGGATATTCCTGCTGCCTGCTATGCGGAAGCAGTCTTGCAATAACACATCCTGCGCGGAGGTGGAAAAGGAAACAGGCAACAGTATAATAGCCAGGTATAGTTGTTTCATACGCTATGGTTTGAAGAAGGCAATGAGGCAACGTGACGTCAAAGCATAGAGTTCCGGGAGTGGGGCGGCGTAATGTTAACGGGGGCCTGGGATGGGGTGATCTAAAGTTAGGGAAGTTTTGACTATGGAACGCCGGCTTACCATAAACCGAGCAACTTCCACCACAATCCTCCTACAACAAACCAGATAGCGAGGAAAAACACGCTGATGAAAAATCCATGTTTCCACCAATCCTTCATATCTACATAGGTGCTGCCAAAGAAAATAGGAGCAGGACCATGGCCATAATGGGTGAGTGAGCCCATCAGGGTAGCGCAGGCGCCTAAGAAAATAGCGAGCATGGTGCCGGGCACACCTACTGCAATCCCCACTGCCAGGAATACGGGGTACATGGCGGCTGCCTGTGCGGTGGCGCTGGCAAACATATAATGACAGTAAGAATACACGACTATAATAATGGGGAAGGCCAGTTGCCAGCTCAGGTGGGCCATCTTGCCGCCTATGAGGTTACCAAACCATCCCACAAATCCCAGTGAGTTGAGGTAAGAACCCATCATCACCAGGGAGGAGAACCACACAATGGTATCCCAGGCGCCTTTTTCTGCTTTGACATCTTCCCAGGTGAGCACACCACTCAATAGTAAAATGCACAAGCCAATTAAAGCACCGGTGGTAGCATCAATAGAAAAAAGGTTGCCAAAGATCCATAGTACAAGTAGTATGATAAAGGTGGCTACCATGAGCCATTCCTGCAGGGAAACCGGACCCATCTCCTTCAGTTTTTCAGCTGCCATTTTGGGAGCTTCTTTTGTTTTCTTGAGTTCGGGTGGAAAGAACTTGTATAAGAGCAGGGGTAATAATAAAAAGCATACAAGGCCGGGGGCCAGGGCGGCAATGGCCCAACTGGTCCAGGTGATGGTGATGCCCAGGTCCTTGGCAAACTTCTGGGCCATGGGATTGCTGGCGGTAGCGGTCAGGAACATCACAGAGGTGATCATGTTGGCATTGTAACTGCCGAGGGTGAGGAAGGCGCCGATCTTGCGATGGGTTTCGGGTTTGTCGGGATGGGAGCCCATGTTGATGGCAATGGATTTCATAATGGGGAAGATGACACCACCTGCCCGGGCGGTATTACTGGGAATGGCAGGGGCGAGTAGCAGGTCGGCAGTATTCAATCCATAGGCAAGGCCGAGTGACCCTTTGCCGAATATCCTGATGAAGTTATAGGCCAGTCTGGTGCCCAGGCCGGTTTTGATAAAGCCGCGTGCAATAAAGAACGCGAGGCCGATCAGCCAGATGGTGGAATTGCCAAAGCCGCTCAAAGCATTGGTGACGGCGTGGACGGGATCACCGGGCGCCAATACCTGGGTGGCAGCGCAAAGGGTAATGCCCAGCATAGCCATGGTACCCATGGAAGCTGCTTTTAAGATGATGCCGAAGATGGTGCCCAGAAAGATGGCCAGCAGGTGCCAGGCATTGGGCTTTACGCCTTCGGGTGCGGGAATAAACCAGATGATCAAACCAATGATAACCGTAATGAGCAGTGCTGTAGGTCTTATTTCTTTCATAACAATGGTTGAGGTCTGTTTAAAATCTTATCTGTAACTGGGCATAGGCCAGGTTGTTGCTGTAGGCACTGGTTAAGGGAATATCATTTTTATAGAGGTCGATGGCCACTCCCAATTGGATAACGGCATAAAAGTTATCGGCAAAGATCAGGGATAGGTTGGGGATGATGGTTTGCCGTGGGTTCTTGTTTTGCTTGTAATTCTCTTCAAGGTATTCATAGCGGGAGGATAATTCGATGGCCCTTACCCTCGGTCTTTTGTATTCATAGCGGATGGTAGGAAAAAAGTAAAAGCCACGGGTCCTGAACTGGCTAAGGCCTGGTTTGGGAGTGATAATACTGTTATTGTAGGCGATAAAATCAGAACCAGCCTTGTATTCACCCATCAGGAGCAGCTGCCATTTTGTAGACAGGTCGATCTTTGCGGTGGCATCTCCTCCCCAGGCATTGCCGGCGCCACTACCTGCCAGACTGCCGGTGCCGGCATTGGCTGCCACGGTAAAGTTGGGGGCTACGGTAGTTTCCAGGCGGGCGTATAGGTTTTTGGTATCGTCATCGTCAGTGGCTTGATTTCTGTTGTTGCCATTGTATACGCCGGCAAAATACTTCCATTTCCCATCGGGTGTGATATGGCCAAAAACAGAAAGCCCCACCTGGAAGCTTTGCCATCCGTTTTTGCCAAAGGCATAATACTGATTGGAAAAATCGAGTGTGCGGATGATATCTACCGGGAGTGCATCTTCAATGCCGAAGAAAGGGCGGAACTGACCAGCCTGCACATTGAAATATTGATTGAGGGAGTACTTGATATAAGCATTCTCCAATACTTTGTTGGAAGGATTGCCATTAAAGTCGGCAAAGTTGGCGAGTATATTGGCCGAAAAGTGATCGTTGATATTGGCCTTGATCATTACACGTGCGCGCTTTACGAGAAAGGTATTGCGTACTCCTTTGGGATCAGCAGTGGGATCAAAGTTCTTGCCATTTACATCTACTCCATCGGTGAGGGAGGCCACATAGCGTGTTTGCAATACACCGGAAAAACTAAGGGAACGGTTGAAGGCCGAAAAATTGGTTACCGTGTCGGCATGGGTGAGGGAGGTCTCATCCGTTTGCTGTGCAATGCCCGTTGTGCAAAACAACAACAGTCCTGTAAGTATAATTAGCAGGTAGTTTCTCATGAGGGTGAGAACTTAATGGTTACTATAAATATATTGAAATATGTAATAGGTTCGGGTGTTTGAAAGGAATAAATTTTGATTGGAGGGGCGGCTAGTGGGTGGTTGATAAAAATAAAAAGGGAGTTCTGCAAAAACAGAACTCCGGGCACAAATAAAAAACTCTGATAGGAAAAGAACCCCTTACTGCAAGATTAATTAGATAAAAAAAAAGTTTCACAGAGCATGGACCCTTTAAACTAAAACATGAAAAGTAACCTTGGGTATTATCGTTGCTATCCTTACTATGTTGAGTATTTATTAGCTATTGGTTGCTTTTAGTTTCTATACATTGAAATTAACAAGTGAAAAAAACTGTCAAAATATTCAGCCCTCTTCTGTGCCCAAACTTATAAGTTAGGGCATGTTAAAAAGGTTGATCAATCGGAGAATACGAAAGTGAGTACGGCCCGTAAAAAAAGTGCAAAGAGACGTTTTTTTTGTGTACCGATCAGTATTGTACCCGCTACATGTCAGGCACCCGGGGTAAGGGTGAATGACGGTCCGGCGCCAATCACCTCGGTTTTCGTTGTATAAAGGATCTTCCTCACAGTATAGCCATGATCAAATAACCAGGTAAACATCTTTTCAATCAGGCAGTTAGCAGAGGTTCGTTTTCATAAAGCAGGTGTTTTCATTTATGTAGAGGTCCCGCTTCAGCGGGATCTCTACATAACTACCTGTAACATCTTTTTACTCCTATGAAATGCCTGGCAACACAACCACCACAAGGCCGAAGGGAGGCACGCCGTTTTCCGGTTATCGCATATCACAATGCCTGCCGTTAGACGGGGTTATAAAATACTTCCAACAGCCGGGGATTGTAACAGATAGCTGATATTCTATGGCCATTACTATTACGTGCCGGCCGGTTAATGCAGTAACCTGGAAATAGAATGGGCATCATCCCGTGGTACTGGCTCGCTTCTCAGGGAGGTGGGCCTTTTTGTTGCGTTGCAGGTCATTATTTTGTCAATAAAATACCAGGTCCGGCCTGAATTTATAACAATTGGCAGGATAGCCTGTACTTTTTCTGCTTCCAATGGTTATATTTGTACCTCACTTCTATGGAGGAGGTATTGTATCTGGTCAACTTACGCAACCTCCCGGCTCCTGATTAGCAGTTTATCCTTTTCACAGCACAAATAATATTGCTCTGGCAATAGATGAGTAGATAATTTTCTATGCGTCTTTAGCTGGAGGACCCCTATCAGTTCAATGTTATTTTGATGATAATGTATTATATTTGATCATAATCCAAAATACGCTTATGAATACCCGCCGGCTTTTCCTCGTAGACGACGATGTTGATGAACAATGGATCTTTAATACAGCCCTCAGTGCTGTTGACCCCACGATACAATTATCAGGAGCCGCCAACGGACAGGATGCCATCCGGCAGCTGGCCAGTTCCCCTTCAGTCCCCGATGTGATCTTTCTCGACCTTAATATGCCTGTAATGAATGGATTAGAATGCCTGCGCCTTATTAAATCCAATCCGGGCCTTTCTGGAATTCCTACGATCATGTATTCCACATCTGCTGATCCGCTTACCATTTCCAGAACGATGGAACTGGGCGCCGATGAGTTCATTACCAAGCCTTACAATTTTGAAGACCTGGTCAATACACTCCGGCATGTGCTGGACAGGATAGTGGCCTGAAAGGGTCCATCGATCGTAGTCTGAAACCTTACTATTGTTTGCCGAATTTATCACCAATGAAATCGATCATGACCGGTATTGCTCCGCAATGGCAGTTCTTACAGGGTGGGGGAGAAATGGGCGCGCTTACCCGGGCTCACCCATGGGAAGGTACCTCTGTGGGATCGCCCGCCGATTGGCCCCAAAGCCTGCGCACTACCATCAGCATTGTGCTCAACAGCTGTTTCCCCATGTTCTTATTCTGGGGGCCGGAGCTGCTGTGCTTTTATAACGATGCCTATCGCCCCAGTCTGGGCAATAATGGAAAACATCCCCAGGCACTTGGTAAACCAGCCATAGAAGTATGGCCTGAAATATGGACGGTGATCAGGCCGCTCATCGACCAGGTAATGGCGGGTGGCCCGTCTATCTGGCGCGAAGACCAGTTAATTCCTATCTACCGCAATGGTCAACTGGAAGATGTGTACTGGACCTTTAGTTATAGTCCCGTGCGCGACGAATCCAATAAAGTAGCGGGCATCCTCGTCACCTGTAATGAAACCACCGAGAAGGTAAGGCAGTTTGCCACCGTACTGGAGTTTTCCAAAGAGTTGAAACGCCAGGTAGCCGAACGCACCTCCGAGTTGGCAGCTTCCAACCTCCAGTTGAGAAGGTCCAACTTGGAACTGGAACAATTTGCCTGGGTAGCTTCGCACGATCTCCAGGAGCCGCTGCGTAAAGTGAGGGTCTTTACCGGCATGCTTAAAAAAGGAAACCTGCCGCCCATGGAGCTGATCGATAAAATAGATGCTTCTACCACCCGGATGAGCAAGCTGATCCAGGATGTGCTGGACTTTTCCCGCCTCTCCACCCCGGAAGCCTTGTTTGCATCCGTAAGCCTGGAAGAAGTTGTTCAGGCGGTACAAACAGATTTTGAACTGCTGATCGCTGAAAAAAAAGCCACCCTTCAATACCACTCCTTGCCGGCCATAGAAGGTATCCCCTTACAGATCAACCAGCTCCTTACCAACCTTATCAGCAATGCCCTCAAATTCAGCCATCCCCACCGCCTGCCGCATATAGCTGTTACAGCAGCCGAGGCCAGTGAGAGCGATAAGGTCGCCTATCCTGAGTTGCCTGCCGGCAAACGGTATTGCCTGCTCCGGGTAAAGGACAATGGCATTGGGTTTGGACAGGAGCATGCCCAGCAGATCTTCAACATATTCCAGCGCCTGCATAGCAAAGAAGCCTTTGCCGGAACGGGTATTGGCCTGGCCCTTTGTAAAAAGATCGTACTTAACCACCAGGGGAGCATCAGTGCCGAGGCCATCCCCGGCGAAGGCGCCGTATTTACCGTACTGCTGCCTTTTGAGCAATAGGGAAGGGGCACGCAGCAGTTTTTGCCCGCAGCTCATAGCTCATAGCTCATAGCTGTATTCAGCTTATCTTTACCTTCCATGGAGATCCATTTTCCCATACCCATGTTAAGTCCTTTCATCAAAAACTACCTGGTCATTGAAAGCCAGGAAGGAATCATGAACAGGACCCTGCCCGATACCTCCCTCGTCATGTCTTTCCGGTACAAAGGACAGGTAAGTTTCCTCTCCAATAGTGCTCCCCGCGTTCTCTCTCCTTTTACCCTCACAGGACTTCGTAGATCCGACCGGTTGATCAGCTATGCAAAAGATACTGCCAATATCCTGGTTTTCTTCCGGGAGGCCGCTGCCCATGCTTTCATCAAAGAACCCTTGCATGAACTCTTTGAAGACAGCGTTGCCCTGGATTATTTTACAGGCTATCGGGACCTGTCCGCCCTGGAAGACCAACTGGCTACTGCCCCTGACAATGCGGCGCGTATTGACAGCATTGAACAGTTCTTATTGTCCAGGCTATACAACCACCGGCCCGATCCTATGATCGCCGCAGCCCTGGAAAAAATACACGCAGTAAATGGAATGATCAGGATAAAGGAATTGGCCAAAGGACTTTATATCAGCCAGGATGCTTTTGAAAAACGTTTCCGGCGGTCAGTAGGCGTGACGCCCAAACAATTTGCCTTCATCACCAAAATGAAAAGTGTAGTGGCCCGCGCATTGAACAACCAGTCAATGGCCGACATTGCCTTTGATGCCGGCTATTACGATCAGCCCCATTTCAATAAAGATTTTAAATTGTTTACCGGACAAACGCCTACGGAGTTTATGAAGGCGCCGGTAACCATGTAAATGCAATGTTCTTGATTAAGTAACATTTGTTAGCCTGGGCCTGTCGAAGGCGTCTAAAAGGTGGGTCGCCCTTTCAGGGCGACTCACCCTACGACCGGGATGTGGATATCCTATTATCAGAAAAGCTAATTAAATTAGTATATTTGTGCTAATTTATTTGGCATTACGAGTGCTTTAAGTTGAATAGTGACAGGTAAAACAGGGCTTTGATCGCCTAAACATAGAAACTGTATAAAGTGAATGTTCTAACTAAAAAAGTGAATAGTTCTACATAAAAAAGTATAAAACCTGCATGACTGAAACTTTGATTAATCATTTACTTTGACTAACGCAAATGTACATGGATGAACGATACGGAATAGTAAAGGATTATATTGAGCAAGATAAGATTCTCGAATTCAGGGATATTTTTAAATACTTGCCCAAAACCGTTTTGACCAAAGACTGGGGCTCTAACAATTATCGCGTTACACGCTTTATTGAATACCCCCAGCAATTGTCTATTGAAGAGATTTATGAGATCGCAAGGCTCATCAACGTTCACCCCGATCTGCTCATCAAAATGATCCTGCGCCAGTTCAACAATACAACGGTCAGCACCAAGAAACGCAAATAACGTCTTATACCATTACCTGTCCTTATTCAATACTGTAAGCTAGCTACTTATTACAGTGGATCATAGTACCAAGGAGCCATCCTTTTCCCAGGGATGGTTTTTTTTATGAGAAAATATTTGCGTAAGTGAATACTTACATATACATTTGTAAGCGATTACTTACATAACAAGTACGATATACTATGAGAAGAGACGTATTCCAGGCAATTGCCGACCCCACCCGCAGAGAGATCATTAACCTGGTGGCCTATAATTCCCTGAACCTGAATGCGATTGCAGACAACTTCAATGTGAGCCGCCCTGCTATTTCGCAGCATATCAAGATATTGACGGAGTGCGGGCTCATTGTGATCAGGCAACAGGGGAGGGAGCGTTTTTGTGAAGCACGTTTACAACAACTGGTGGCCGTATCAGACTGGCTGGAACCCTTCCGTAAAAATTGGGAACATAGGTTTGGCGCATTGGATGACCTGCTGTTGCGCATGGATGAGAACGAGGGACCTGCCCCTGCTAAAAAACAAGCACCGAGGAAAAAGGGAAAACCAAATAAATAGTAAAAACAACATGAACATGCAAAAGATCGTCACATTTCTCTGGTTCGATGGCCAGGCCGAAGAAGCAGTGAAGTTTTACATTTCCTTATTCAAGGATTCAAAGATCGTTACCATTGCCCGTTACCCTGATTCAGTACCGGGGTTGGGAGGTAAAGTGCTTACCGCCGTATTTGAGCTCAATGGCCAGCGTTTCATGGCCCTCGATGGAGGTCCGCAATTCAAGTTCAACGAAGCGGTGTCCCTCTTTATCAATTGTGATAACCAGGAAGAGATCGATTATTTCTGGAATAAATTAACAGCCGATGGGGGCAAGGAAGGCAATTGCGGATGGCTGAAAGATAAGTTTGGCCTTTCCTGGCAGGTAGTGCCTGCCCGTATGGGCGAGCTGATGCAGCCCAAAGATCCATCCAAAGGCGGCAGGGCTATACAAGCGCTCATGCAAATGTCGAAGATCAGTATCCAAACACTGGAAGAAGCTTAATTCAAGATACAAATCAGATAAACTATGCCAACAAAAAATCCTACAAAAGTTACTGCCGAACCCGGTACACAGCAAGTGGTCATCACCCGCGAATTTGAAGCACCCAGGGAAAAAGTGTTCAGGGCATTCATTACGCCCGAACTGCTCCTCCAATGGCTGGGGCCGCGTGGTATGAAAATGACCATTGATCACTTCGAACCGAAGGCAGGTGGTTCTTACCGGTATGTTCATACCGATGGCAAAGGCA encodes:
- a CDS encoding HlyD family secretion protein, translated to MKTFLKQYWALFIPILVLIAAIYFLFRQSTTESNALIGMVDATSVDVAAEFPGRLDSLFVEQGDTVKTGQLLGVLRTNEIDAIRAQALAAVDAAKGQLELLQQGPRKELISATGKLYEIAEDQYDLFSKTYDRMQRLYNADVISGQEKDIFFFKYQAAQKEMETAKLNLEMLQKGTRPELIKSAQAIVKQAEQAYELTKALKENTRIYSPANGVITSLVIHQGEIVSIGYPIMSVEKEHSFILRFNIRQDMAASLKPGVKASVKVPGCEPETFSVTVSTVAPSLTFANWVPSKDKGQFELRTFTIEFKPSDPGSLRGLRSGMTASLQLP
- a CDS encoding TolC family protein, producing MKQLYLAIILLPVSFSTSAQDVLLQDCFRIAGSRNILVQQTKTSLLARQYNLAAEKQRYVPKIDALASYTYLSRPLEINLQTVRDGILDGSSKQAVNAANTVFQEITGNQLSQTVQDKLYNSSKTILGAVYPDYNPPLSKQSYFLAGLVARQPIYLGNKLTAARNFAESEVTAGAINISLAEKDVQYAIAIQYIRILYLNTLLQTQKGIVAAFDKNKDYGEEMVKNEVLAPYQKSWTKVLLSQARTTYANLGMDKQNAIIELNKLLGIPLDSALTITDTLVYKPGNIPLDDQSAWQQNPAYQLVKSKIATAQTAEQIARSFNLPNIFAVGNLNLYQHELPVAIAPWMVGVEMQWNLFSGTQTLKRKKAARQLVEEVKLAAANTRESLQMQVKVTRNKILAAQNEINTADSARQDIATTRRLVHERVQNQLSSLKDLNDVIIIQGEVEKAYHTAILSYYLALATYWNVYGTPERITELIP
- a CDS encoding anion permease, coding for MKEIRPTALLITVIIGLIIWFIPAPEGVKPNAWHLLAIFLGTIFGIILKAASMGTMAMLGITLCAATQVLAPGDPVHAVTNALSGFGNSTIWLIGLAFFIARGFIKTGLGTRLAYNFIRIFGKGSLGLAYGLNTADLLLAPAIPSNTARAGGVIFPIMKSIAINMGSHPDKPETHRKIGAFLTLGSYNANMITSVMFLTATASNPMAQKFAKDLGITITWTSWAIAALAPGLVCFLLLPLLLYKFFPPELKKTKEAPKMAAEKLKEMGPVSLQEWLMVATFIILLVLWIFGNLFSIDATTGALIGLCILLLSGVLTWEDVKAEKGAWDTIVWFSSLVMMGSYLNSLGFVGWFGNLIGGKMAHLSWQLAFPIIIVVYSYCHYMFASATAQAAAMYPVFLAVGIAVGVPGTMLAIFLGACATLMGSLTHYGHGPAPIFFGSTYVDMKDWWKHGFFISVFFLAIWFVVGGLWWKLLGLW
- a CDS encoding porin, whose product is MRNYLLIILTGLLLFCTTGIAQQTDETSLTHADTVTNFSAFNRSLSFSGVLQTRYVASLTDGVDVNGKNFDPTADPKGVRNTFLVKRARVMIKANINDHFSANILANFADFNGNPSNKVLENAYIKYSLNQYFNVQAGQFRPFFGIEDALPVDIIRTLDFSNQYYAFGKNGWQSFQVGLSVFGHITPDGKWKYFAGVYNGNNRNQATDDDDTKNLYARLETTVAPNFTVAANAGTGSLAGSGAGNAWGGDATAKIDLSTKWQLLLMGEYKAGSDFIAYNNSIITPKPGLSQFRTRGFYFFPTIRYEYKRPRVRAIELSSRYEYLEENYKQNKNPRQTIIPNLSLIFADNFYAVIQLGVAIDLYKNDIPLTSAYSNNLAYAQLQIRF
- a CDS encoding response regulator, whose protein sequence is MNTRRLFLVDDDVDEQWIFNTALSAVDPTIQLSGAANGQDAIRQLASSPSVPDVIFLDLNMPVMNGLECLRLIKSNPGLSGIPTIMYSTSADPLTISRTMELGADEFITKPYNFEDLVNTLRHVLDRIVA
- a CDS encoding sensor histidine kinase yields the protein MKSIMTGIAPQWQFLQGGGEMGALTRAHPWEGTSVGSPADWPQSLRTTISIVLNSCFPMFLFWGPELLCFYNDAYRPSLGNNGKHPQALGKPAIEVWPEIWTVIRPLIDQVMAGGPSIWREDQLIPIYRNGQLEDVYWTFSYSPVRDESNKVAGILVTCNETTEKVRQFATVLEFSKELKRQVAERTSELAASNLQLRRSNLELEQFAWVASHDLQEPLRKVRVFTGMLKKGNLPPMELIDKIDASTTRMSKLIQDVLDFSRLSTPEALFASVSLEEVVQAVQTDFELLIAEKKATLQYHSLPAIEGIPLQINQLLTNLISNALKFSHPHRLPHIAVTAAEASESDKVAYPELPAGKRYCLLRVKDNGIGFGQEHAQQIFNIFQRLHSKEAFAGTGIGLALCKKIVLNHQGSISAEAIPGEGAVFTVLLPFEQ
- a CDS encoding helix-turn-helix transcriptional regulator, coding for MEIHFPIPMLSPFIKNYLVIESQEGIMNRTLPDTSLVMSFRYKGQVSFLSNSAPRVLSPFTLTGLRRSDRLISYAKDTANILVFFREAAAHAFIKEPLHELFEDSVALDYFTGYRDLSALEDQLATAPDNAARIDSIEQFLLSRLYNHRPDPMIAAALEKIHAVNGMIRIKELAKGLYISQDAFEKRFRRSVGVTPKQFAFITKMKSVVARALNNQSMADIAFDAGYYDQPHFNKDFKLFTGQTPTEFMKAPVTM
- a CDS encoding ArsR/SmtB family transcription factor, giving the protein MRRDVFQAIADPTRREIINLVAYNSLNLNAIADNFNVSRPAISQHIKILTECGLIVIRQQGRERFCEARLQQLVAVSDWLEPFRKNWEHRFGALDDLLLRMDENEGPAPAKKQAPRKKGKPNK
- a CDS encoding VOC family protein; translation: MQKIVTFLWFDGQAEEAVKFYISLFKDSKIVTIARYPDSVPGLGGKVLTAVFELNGQRFMALDGGPQFKFNEAVSLFINCDNQEEIDYFWNKLTADGGKEGNCGWLKDKFGLSWQVVPARMGELMQPKDPSKGGRAIQALMQMSKISIQTLEEA